In Phocoena sinus isolate mPhoSin1 chromosome X, mPhoSin1.pri, whole genome shotgun sequence, a genomic segment contains:
- the MMGT1 gene encoding membrane magnesium transporter 1, whose protein sequence is MAPSLWKGLVGIGLFALAHAAFSAAQHRSYMRLTEKEDESLPIDIVLQTLLAFAVTCYGIVHIAGEFKDMDATSELKNKTFDTLRNHPSFYVFNHRGRVLFRPSDTTNSSNQDALSSNTSLKLRKLESLRR, encoded by the exons ATGGCGCCGTCGCTGTGGAAGGGGCTGGTGGGCATCGGCCTCTTTGCCCTAGCCCACGCGGCCTTTTCCGCTGCGCAGC ATCGTTCTTATATGCGattaacagaaaaagaagatgaatCACTGCCAATAGAT ATAGTTCTTCAGACACTTCTGGCCTTTGCAGTTACCTGTTATGGTATAGTTCATATTGCAGGGGAGTTTAAAGACATGGATGCCACTTCAGAACTAAAAAATAA gacatTTGACACATTAAGGAATCACCcatcattttatgtatttaatcatCGCGGTCGAGTACTGTTCCGGCCTTCGGATACAACAAATTCTTCAAACCAAGATGCATTGTCCTCTAACACATCATTGAAGTTACGAAAACTTGAATCACTGCGTCGTTAA